A section of the Verrucomicrobium sp. GAS474 genome encodes:
- a CDS encoding tetrahydrofolate dehydrogenase/cyclohydrolase catalytic domain-containing protein codes for MPDLPQAALIDGKQIAETIHNETRARVDALKAKGVVPGITFVRVGEDPASQAYVRMKEKKAHDLGINSRTVVLPAATPEADLLALLEKLNADPTVHGILVQAPLPHPISETRVFSTVDPRKDVDGFHPANVGKLLLGDATGFRPCTPAGVHELLIRSGVETKGAEVVVLGRGNIVGKPMAAILLQKAPHADATVTLVHSRSRNVAETCRRADIIVAAMGQTEFLKADMVKPGAVVIDVGVNRVDDPSDKRGYRLVGDVDFEAIRKVAGKITPNPGGVGPMTIAMLMSNTVQAAENLTK; via the coding sequence ATGCCAGACCTTCCCCAGGCCGCCCTCATCGACGGAAAGCAGATCGCCGAGACGATCCACAACGAAACCCGCGCCCGCGTCGACGCCCTGAAGGCGAAAGGCGTCGTCCCCGGCATCACCTTCGTCCGCGTCGGCGAGGACCCCGCCTCCCAGGCCTACGTCCGCATGAAGGAAAAGAAGGCCCACGACCTCGGCATCAACTCCCGGACCGTCGTCCTCCCCGCCGCGACCCCCGAGGCCGACCTCCTCGCCCTCCTGGAGAAGCTCAACGCCGATCCGACCGTCCACGGCATCCTCGTCCAAGCCCCCCTGCCCCACCCGATCTCCGAGACCCGCGTCTTCTCCACCGTCGACCCCCGCAAGGATGTCGACGGCTTCCACCCCGCCAACGTCGGCAAACTCCTCCTCGGGGACGCCACCGGCTTCCGCCCCTGCACCCCCGCCGGGGTCCACGAGCTCCTCATCCGGAGCGGCGTCGAAACGAAGGGGGCCGAGGTCGTCGTCCTCGGTCGCGGCAACATCGTCGGCAAGCCGATGGCCGCCATCCTCCTGCAGAAGGCTCCCCACGCCGACGCCACCGTCACCCTCGTCCATTCGCGGAGCCGGAACGTCGCCGAGACCTGCCGCCGCGCCGACATCATCGTCGCCGCGATGGGCCAGACCGAGTTCCTGAAGGCCGACATGGTGAAGCCCGGGGCCGTCGTCATCGACGTCGGCGTCAACCGGGTCGACGATCCGAGCGACAAGCGCGGCTACCGGCTCGTCGGCGACGTCGATTTTGAAGCCATCCGCAAAGTGGCCGGAAAGATCACGCCGAACCCCGGCGGCGTCGGCCCGATGACCATCGCCATGCTGATGAGCAATACGGTCCAGGCGGCGGAAAATCTGACGAAGTAA
- a CDS encoding DUF4340 domain-containing protein, whose amino-acid sequence MKPFRSTLFLLLAVAGLALFFWLTRDAKGTGEQERAKGKIFDFHGDDVTSLKLKGTDVAVSLEKKDGTWRIVEPVSSEAEREAVLSILGELEFLQPRRTITANQIPDGEKSLAEWGLAPGNGRVDFAGSSNGRAFSGTLLIGRKAAIDGLCYAKGTGPDAYLIATASRDALFKKLDDIRSHAVIHAPAAEVDQCGLRQKTPPQSDAPSEFQISRAKGAGEAAEWRVEKPLSAPASPARVTAWLGLLDALRVKQFISDDAADLSAYGLTAPAAQIWIRRQAPPSKAAPAKDEKNAPKPEPDTLLIGIPVPGVPGEVYAKRTGESGVFTLPAESVAKLLADLPAARDRKVLSFRAADAVAFRAELPKPSAPGALSIVEVKRQGETGWVFSEATTGGAAGKEADAAQVEGFLKGLSVMEAPLIIRDAASDLRPYGLANGDRALIRLVVTVKKGESTEDLVLSLGKIEKPLPPLPQTPVLYAVNSAQPFVYGLDIAFLTRFPREAWRWRSPLVLGSDLKEEAITSVTRVVPGRPPETVKRAGAVFLSDRDGGDGTLQQEKVKEFWSKLAHLATVHWIGAPIPAYGLGLAPDAVRITLSLGEGEKKVLILGAPVAAVPVGGRAAQIEGESDVFLISEADYALLSGSFATVPTPSSKE is encoded by the coding sequence ATGAAACCGTTCCGCTCGACCCTCTTCCTCCTCCTGGCCGTGGCCGGGCTGGCGCTCTTCTTCTGGCTGACGCGCGACGCGAAGGGGACCGGGGAGCAGGAGCGGGCGAAGGGGAAGATCTTCGACTTCCACGGCGACGACGTCACCTCGCTGAAGCTCAAGGGGACCGACGTCGCGGTCTCGCTCGAAAAGAAGGACGGGACGTGGCGGATCGTCGAGCCGGTCTCCTCCGAGGCCGAGCGCGAGGCGGTCCTTTCGATCCTGGGCGAGCTGGAATTCCTGCAGCCCCGCCGGACGATCACCGCCAACCAGATCCCCGACGGGGAGAAGAGCCTCGCCGAATGGGGCCTCGCCCCGGGGAACGGGCGGGTCGATTTCGCCGGGAGCAGCAATGGCAGGGCGTTCTCGGGGACCCTGCTCATCGGCCGGAAGGCAGCCATCGACGGGCTCTGCTACGCCAAGGGGACCGGCCCCGACGCCTACCTGATCGCGACGGCGAGCCGGGACGCCCTTTTCAAGAAGCTCGACGACATCCGCAGCCATGCGGTGATCCATGCCCCGGCGGCGGAAGTCGACCAGTGCGGCCTGCGCCAGAAGACCCCGCCCCAGTCCGACGCCCCGAGCGAATTCCAGATCAGCCGGGCGAAGGGGGCGGGCGAGGCCGCCGAATGGCGGGTCGAGAAGCCGCTCAGCGCCCCGGCCTCCCCGGCGCGGGTGACGGCCTGGCTCGGGCTGCTCGACGCGCTCCGGGTGAAGCAGTTCATTTCCGACGACGCCGCCGATCTCAGCGCCTACGGCCTCACCGCCCCCGCCGCTCAGATCTGGATCCGGCGGCAGGCGCCGCCTTCCAAGGCCGCCCCGGCCAAGGACGAGAAGAACGCTCCGAAGCCGGAGCCCGACACCCTCCTCATCGGCATCCCGGTCCCGGGCGTCCCGGGCGAGGTCTATGCGAAGCGGACGGGGGAGAGCGGGGTCTTCACCCTCCCGGCGGAGAGCGTCGCGAAGCTGTTGGCCGATCTCCCCGCCGCGCGGGACCGGAAGGTCCTCTCCTTCCGCGCCGCCGACGCCGTCGCCTTCCGCGCCGAGCTGCCGAAGCCGTCGGCCCCCGGCGCGCTCTCGATCGTCGAGGTGAAGCGGCAGGGCGAGACCGGTTGGGTCTTCAGCGAGGCGACGACCGGCGGGGCCGCCGGGAAGGAAGCCGATGCCGCCCAGGTGGAGGGCTTCCTGAAGGGCCTCTCCGTGATGGAGGCCCCGCTGATCATCCGCGACGCGGCGAGCGACCTCCGTCCCTACGGCTTGGCCAACGGGGACCGGGCGCTGATCCGGCTGGTCGTCACCGTGAAGAAGGGGGAGAGCACCGAGGATCTCGTCCTTTCCCTCGGGAAGATCGAGAAGCCGCTGCCGCCGCTCCCGCAGACGCCGGTCCTTTACGCCGTCAATTCCGCCCAGCCCTTCGTCTACGGCCTCGATATCGCGTTCCTCACCCGCTTCCCCCGCGAGGCCTGGCGTTGGCGCTCGCCGCTCGTCCTCGGCTCCGACCTGAAGGAGGAGGCGATCACCTCGGTGACCCGCGTCGTCCCGGGCCGCCCGCCCGAGACGGTGAAGCGGGCCGGGGCAGTCTTCCTCTCGGACCGCGATGGCGGGGACGGCACCCTCCAGCAGGAGAAGGTGAAGGAATTCTGGTCGAAGCTGGCCCATCTCGCGACCGTCCATTGGATCGGCGCTCCGATCCCGGCCTACGGCCTCGGCCTCGCTCCCGATGCGGTGCGGATCACCCTTTCCCTCGGCGAGGGGGAGAAGAAGGTGCTGATCCTCGGCGCTCCCGTCGCGGCGGTCCCGGTCGGGGGCAGGGCGGCGCAGATCGAAGGGGAAAGCGATGTCTTCCTGATCTCCGAGGCCGACTATGCGTTGCTGAGCGGTTCTTTTGCGACCGTTCCAACGCCTTCTTCCAAAGAGTAA
- a CDS encoding GldG family protein — MSPSRPPSARSLRLQLGWNSVLTIVLAVALCAGVNYAAFRYYKRHDYSKGSYNSLSGKTVQILSSLPEPVSITTSLATSQMRDQVEGLLREYKYRSAGKVKLEFVDAAVNLTKAEELRTKYSIDATQENVVIFEYKDRHKVVPEADLADFAPGNPYTQEPGRMLDFKGEAVFTAAILSLVEGKSAKVYFLVGHGERELSDVSSLGGLGGLDVYLKRDNLLTAPLNLSDKGVVPDDADALVIAGPRVTLSPAEVQAVTAYLDAKGKVILLEDPRTVSGLEPVAQRYGILIQDDRAQAIMKMGGASLLVRTAVANDYATHPAVNSIKGFNLKMDNARSLALVKDAANLNVSKVTSLARTSAAYWGETSPDDSKAQYDEGVDVKGPLTLAMVYDGGDVPGDGVKLAGTRFAVIGATTFLTNEKLDSTGLDFFQGLLDWMLKKEMAIGIAPKSPQEFGLNVSPLQKSTIITLALFFVPGLALVGGIGVWLSRRK, encoded by the coding sequence ATGTCCCCCTCCCGTCCCCCCTCGGCCCGCTCCCTCCGCCTGCAGCTCGGCTGGAACAGCGTGCTGACCATCGTCCTCGCCGTGGCCCTCTGCGCGGGGGTGAACTACGCGGCATTCCGCTACTACAAGCGGCACGACTATTCCAAGGGCTCCTACAATTCCCTCTCCGGGAAGACGGTCCAGATCCTCTCCAGCCTCCCGGAGCCGGTCTCGATCACGACCTCCCTGGCGACCTCGCAGATGCGGGACCAGGTCGAGGGGCTCCTCCGGGAATACAAGTACCGGAGCGCGGGCAAGGTGAAGCTCGAGTTCGTCGACGCCGCCGTGAACCTCACGAAGGCCGAGGAACTGCGGACGAAGTACAGCATCGACGCGACGCAGGAGAACGTCGTCATCTTCGAGTACAAGGACCGCCACAAGGTCGTCCCCGAGGCCGACCTCGCCGACTTCGCCCCGGGCAATCCCTACACCCAGGAGCCGGGCCGGATGCTCGACTTCAAGGGCGAGGCGGTCTTCACGGCGGCGATCCTCTCCCTCGTCGAGGGGAAGTCGGCCAAGGTCTATTTCCTGGTCGGCCACGGGGAGCGGGAGCTTTCCGACGTCTCGAGCCTCGGCGGCCTCGGCGGCCTCGACGTCTACCTGAAGCGGGACAACCTCCTCACCGCCCCGCTCAACCTTTCCGACAAGGGCGTCGTCCCCGACGATGCCGACGCGCTGGTGATCGCCGGGCCCCGGGTGACCCTCTCCCCCGCCGAGGTCCAGGCGGTGACGGCCTACCTCGACGCGAAGGGAAAGGTCATCCTCCTCGAGGATCCCCGCACCGTCTCCGGCCTCGAGCCGGTGGCGCAGCGTTACGGCATCCTGATCCAGGACGACCGCGCCCAGGCGATCATGAAGATGGGCGGCGCGAGCCTCCTCGTCCGGACGGCGGTGGCGAACGACTACGCGACCCATCCGGCGGTGAACTCGATCAAGGGCTTCAACCTGAAGATGGACAACGCCCGCTCCCTCGCCCTCGTGAAGGACGCGGCGAACCTCAACGTGAGCAAGGTGACCTCCCTGGCGCGGACCTCCGCCGCCTACTGGGGCGAGACGAGCCCCGACGACTCCAAGGCGCAGTACGACGAGGGCGTCGACGTGAAGGGGCCGCTGACGCTGGCGATGGTCTACGACGGGGGCGACGTCCCCGGCGACGGCGTGAAGCTGGCGGGAACGCGGTTCGCGGTGATCGGCGCGACGACGTTCCTCACGAACGAGAAGCTCGACAGCACCGGCCTCGATTTCTTCCAGGGCCTCCTCGACTGGATGCTGAAGAAGGAGATGGCGATCGGCATCGCGCCGAAGTCGCCGCAGGAATTCGGCCTCAACGTGAGCCCGCTCCAGAAGTCGACGATCATCACGCTCGCCCTCTTCTTCGTTCCCGGCCTCGCCCTCGTCGGTGGCATCGGCGTCTGGCTTTCCCGCCGGAAGTAG
- a CDS encoding ParA family protein, which translates to MKIYAIANQKGGVGKTTTTINLAAALAEAGHPTLVIDLDPQSNATSGLGIEPQTGRSLYPVMNGESTFAAQIVATTQENLFIIPCETDLAGCEVEIARQESPLVVLRDLFNRFREEPESAGFDYVLLDCPPSLGILMTNALAAADAVLVPLQCEYFALEGLSKIIHLIEQIRTTNPELRPVIGGVILTMYDARTNLSQQVADDVRKHAPEVVFQSVIPRTVRLAEAPSHGKNILQYDSSGIGAQSYRLLAKEFIARCQAG; encoded by the coding sequence ATGAAAATCTACGCCATCGCGAACCAGAAAGGCGGCGTCGGCAAGACGACGACCACCATCAACCTCGCCGCCGCGCTGGCCGAGGCCGGGCATCCGACCCTCGTCATCGACCTCGACCCCCAGTCGAACGCCACCAGCGGCCTCGGCATCGAGCCCCAGACCGGCCGGAGCCTCTACCCGGTGATGAACGGGGAATCGACCTTCGCCGCCCAGATCGTCGCCACGACGCAGGAAAACCTCTTCATCATCCCGTGCGAGACCGACCTCGCCGGGTGCGAGGTCGAGATCGCCCGCCAGGAAAGCCCCCTCGTCGTCCTCCGCGACCTCTTCAACCGCTTCCGCGAGGAGCCCGAGTCGGCCGGGTTCGACTACGTCCTCCTCGACTGTCCCCCGTCTTTGGGCATCCTGATGACGAACGCGCTCGCCGCCGCCGACGCCGTCCTCGTCCCCCTCCAGTGCGAGTACTTCGCCCTCGAAGGGCTCAGCAAGATCATCCACCTCATCGAGCAGATCCGGACGACGAACCCGGAGCTCCGCCCCGTGATCGGCGGCGTGATCCTGACGATGTACGACGCCCGGACGAACCTCAGCCAGCAGGTCGCCGACGACGTGCGGAAGCATGCGCCGGAGGTCGTCTTCCAGAGCGTGATCCCCCGCACGGTCCGCCTCGCCGAGGCGCCGAGCCACGGGAAGAACATCCTCCAGTACGATTCGTCCGGGATCGGCGCGCAGAGCTACCGCCTCCTGGCGAAGGAGTTCATCGCCCGCTGCCAGGCGGGGTAG
- a CDS encoding ATP-binding cassette domain-containing protein encodes MIEVSHFSKTYAGFKAVRDISFHVNKGEIVGFLGPNGAGKSTTMKVLAGYLPPTDGRIKVAGYDVVADSLEVRRRVGYMPENVPLYTDMRVDEFLRFRAALKGVPSKKVKDRVERVKALCHLKDVQRKIIGTLSKGYRQRVGLADAMVHDPDLLILDEPTIGLDPHQIRSVRELIRDLGKHHTILLSTHILSEVEATCNRVLILNRGKIEASDTPGNLTRLVRGGGAVMVEVNPNGTLLKQAFAEIPEVDEVEIVSENGPWVTAKVYSRLGAGGDIRDGLYSVIQRNGWGLREMSRTRATLEDVFVELTQD; translated from the coding sequence ATGATTGAAGTCTCCCATTTTTCCAAGACCTACGCCGGGTTCAAGGCGGTGCGGGATATCTCCTTCCACGTGAACAAGGGGGAGATCGTCGGGTTCCTCGGGCCGAACGGGGCCGGGAAGAGTACCACGATGAAGGTGCTGGCCGGATACCTCCCCCCCACCGACGGGCGGATCAAGGTGGCCGGGTATGACGTCGTCGCCGACTCCCTCGAGGTCCGCCGCCGCGTCGGCTACATGCCGGAGAACGTCCCGCTCTACACCGACATGCGGGTCGACGAGTTCCTCCGATTCCGCGCCGCGCTGAAGGGCGTGCCGTCGAAAAAGGTGAAGGACCGCGTCGAGCGGGTGAAGGCGCTCTGCCACCTGAAGGACGTCCAGCGGAAGATCATCGGCACCCTCTCGAAGGGCTACCGCCAGCGGGTCGGCCTCGCCGACGCGATGGTCCACGATCCCGACCTCCTCATCCTCGACGAGCCGACAATCGGCCTCGATCCCCACCAGATCCGCTCCGTCCGCGAGTTGATCCGCGACCTCGGGAAGCACCACACGATCCTCCTCTCGACCCACATTCTCAGCGAGGTCGAGGCGACCTGCAACCGCGTCCTGATCCTGAACCGCGGGAAGATCGAGGCCTCCGACACGCCGGGCAACCTGACGCGCCTCGTCCGCGGCGGCGGCGCGGTGATGGTCGAGGTCAACCCGAACGGGACGCTGCTGAAGCAGGCCTTCGCGGAGATCCCCGAGGTCGACGAGGTCGAGATCGTCTCGGAGAACGGCCCGTGGGTCACGGCGAAGGTCTACTCCCGGCTCGGCGCGGGCGGCGACATCCGCGACGGCCTCTACTCGGTCATCCAGCGGAACGGCTGGGGTCTCCGCGAGATGAGCCGGACCCGGGCGACGCTCGAGGACGTCTTCGTCGAGCTGACGCAGGATTAA
- a CDS encoding ABC transporter permease, with amino-acid sequence MSIRTLWVLYRREMRGIFVSPVAWIVLAGCAVIVGAGFSAILSTLLDRTARGFSILNITLTSYIFWFTVLIQTPLISMRSFSEEYKMGTIEMLLTAPVREWEVVLSKFAAVFSFYLVLWLPAALNIVWLYTFSDQVFDLTWPVVFLSFGMVSMLGMLFVSIGLFTSAMTKNQIIAAIVGFALVFLIFSISIFGSLVSSDAAQEVIRYFSVYQHMEGFSGGVFDTRPVVFYLSTTFLFLFLTQRVLEARRLRA; translated from the coding sequence ATGTCGATTCGCACGCTTTGGGTTCTCTACCGCCGGGAAATGCGGGGGATCTTCGTCTCCCCCGTCGCCTGGATCGTCCTCGCCGGCTGCGCCGTCATCGTCGGCGCCGGGTTCTCCGCGATCCTCAGCACCCTCCTCGACCGGACGGCCCGCGGGTTCTCGATCCTCAACATCACGCTGACCTCCTACATCTTCTGGTTCACCGTCCTCATCCAGACGCCGCTGATCTCGATGCGTTCCTTCTCCGAGGAATACAAGATGGGGACGATCGAGATGCTCCTCACCGCCCCCGTCCGGGAGTGGGAGGTGGTCCTCTCGAAGTTCGCCGCCGTCTTCTCCTTCTACCTCGTCCTCTGGCTCCCGGCGGCGCTGAACATCGTCTGGCTCTACACCTTCAGCGACCAGGTGTTCGACCTCACCTGGCCCGTCGTCTTCCTCTCCTTCGGAATGGTCTCGATGCTCGGGATGCTCTTCGTCTCGATCGGCCTCTTCACCTCGGCGATGACGAAGAACCAGATCATCGCGGCGATCGTCGGCTTCGCCCTCGTCTTCCTGATCTTCAGCATCAGCATCTTCGGCTCCCTCGTCTCCAGCGACGCGGCGCAGGAGGTGATCCGCTACTTCTCCGTCTACCAGCACATGGAAGGGTTCTCCGGCGGCGTCTTCGACACGCGGCCCGTGGTCTTCTACCTCAGCACCACGTTCCTCTTCCTCTTCCTGACGCAGCGCGTCCTCGAAGCCCGCCGCCTCCGCGCCTAA
- a CDS encoding transglycosylase domain-containing protein: protein MKRLRAFLLSVDLFLRRFLVRFRGRPLYAATAFVAAIAIGIGIFVVYYAGWALAFDMKRIKEMPLTTTIYDRNGTVFRQVFQENRQWIPSEEIPDVMRHAVVATEDRRFYSHLGVDPISIFRAAVGNILRGRISSGASTITQQLARNSADMSERTMGRKLKEMFLAVRIETVYTKDQILTFYLNRIFWGRDCYGIGAAADAYFGKKPSELTLSEAAMLAGIISGPNTFSPWRSPTKARQAMDRALSRMEERHFITKEDEAKAKAEPLALRPLRQLPASYAAAEAIEEARKILGEETVERGGLKIETAIDAAFQQTAEIEVERQLAEIEAEPGYNHTTRNTFLQHLGEREPSGIPYLEAAFVAIGNADGGILALVGGRNFAESRFDRAIHSRRQVGSTVKPFVYANAFDTLNVSAGTLVDWSPYDLRNAAPGKTPLYGNQPDFVPLRQALAQSNNYASVRVVLASGVDSYAHLLTRATGTPIAALPSSALGACDVTPLRMVSAFSIFPNKGMRIEPYLIRRILAADGLVLYEHQDRREPILSPQIAFQVADMMRAVVDEGTGRGLRTMGLVGDIAGKTGTTNDYRDAWFIGFTSEVTAGVWVGLDKPQPITASGYGSRIALPIWGRVMAAANEHYLPQPFNPPSGLFREGLLSFLGSGDGAWLRDDQRDGYLKRIGDSVAVGNNVASVPESNGNGAGPADSGDDSGFFGWMSRAFGGARKAKAVPAPEILDDDATIPAGVDPAMPDPDKGKVPRAVPVFPIPPEEGAAPTPPGSGR from the coding sequence ATGAAACGTCTCCGCGCCTTCCTCCTCTCCGTCGACCTCTTCCTGCGGCGCTTCCTCGTCCGCTTCCGGGGCCGCCCGCTCTATGCCGCCACGGCGTTCGTCGCGGCGATCGCGATCGGGATCGGCATCTTCGTCGTCTATTACGCGGGCTGGGCTCTCGCCTTCGACATGAAGCGGATCAAGGAGATGCCGCTGACGACGACGATCTACGACCGCAACGGGACGGTCTTCCGGCAGGTCTTCCAGGAGAACCGCCAGTGGATCCCCTCCGAGGAGATCCCCGACGTGATGCGCCACGCCGTCGTGGCGACCGAGGACCGGCGTTTCTATTCCCACCTCGGCGTCGACCCGATCTCGATCTTCCGCGCGGCGGTGGGGAACATCCTGCGCGGCCGCATCTCCTCGGGTGCCAGCACGATCACGCAGCAGCTGGCCCGGAACTCCGCCGACATGAGCGAGCGGACGATGGGGCGGAAGCTGAAGGAGATGTTCCTCGCGGTCCGCATCGAGACGGTCTACACGAAGGACCAGATCCTCACCTTCTATCTCAACCGGATCTTCTGGGGCCGGGATTGCTACGGCATCGGGGCCGCCGCCGACGCCTACTTCGGCAAGAAGCCGTCCGAATTGACTCTCTCCGAGGCGGCGATGCTGGCGGGGATCATCTCGGGGCCGAACACGTTCTCCCCCTGGCGGAGCCCGACGAAGGCGCGGCAGGCGATGGATCGCGCCCTCTCCCGGATGGAGGAACGGCACTTCATCACGAAGGAGGACGAGGCGAAGGCGAAGGCGGAGCCCCTGGCGCTCCGCCCGTTGCGGCAGCTCCCCGCCTCCTACGCGGCGGCGGAGGCGATCGAGGAGGCGCGGAAGATCCTCGGCGAGGAGACCGTGGAGCGCGGCGGCCTGAAGATCGAAACGGCGATCGACGCCGCCTTCCAGCAGACCGCCGAAATCGAGGTCGAGCGGCAGCTGGCCGAGATCGAGGCGGAGCCCGGCTACAATCACACCACGCGGAACACCTTCCTCCAGCACCTCGGGGAGCGGGAGCCGTCGGGGATCCCCTACCTCGAGGCGGCCTTCGTCGCGATCGGGAACGCCGACGGCGGCATCCTCGCCCTCGTCGGCGGGCGGAACTTCGCCGAGAGCCGCTTCGACCGGGCGATCCATTCCCGCCGCCAGGTCGGCTCGACGGTGAAGCCGTTCGTCTACGCGAACGCCTTCGACACCCTCAACGTCAGCGCCGGGACCCTCGTCGACTGGAGCCCCTACGACCTCCGCAACGCCGCCCCGGGCAAGACGCCGCTCTACGGGAACCAGCCCGACTTCGTCCCCCTCCGGCAGGCCCTCGCGCAGAGCAACAACTACGCCTCGGTCCGCGTCGTCCTCGCCTCCGGGGTCGACAGCTACGCCCATCTCCTGACGCGGGCGACGGGGACGCCGATCGCCGCCCTTCCCTCCTCGGCCCTCGGCGCGTGCGACGTGACGCCGCTGCGGATGGTCTCCGCTTTCTCGATCTTCCCGAACAAGGGGATGCGGATCGAGCCCTACCTCATCCGCCGCATCCTCGCCGCCGACGGCCTCGTCCTCTACGAGCACCAGGACCGGCGGGAGCCGATCCTCTCCCCCCAGATCGCCTTCCAGGTGGCCGACATGATGCGCGCCGTCGTCGACGAGGGGACCGGGCGCGGTCTCCGGACGATGGGCCTCGTCGGCGACATCGCGGGGAAGACCGGGACGACGAACGATTACCGCGACGCCTGGTTCATCGGCTTCACCAGCGAGGTGACGGCGGGCGTCTGGGTCGGCCTCGACAAGCCCCAGCCCATCACCGCCTCGGGCTACGGCAGCCGCATCGCCCTCCCGATCTGGGGCCGCGTCATGGCGGCGGCGAACGAGCATTACCTCCCCCAGCCCTTCAACCCTCCCTCCGGGCTCTTCCGCGAGGGGCTCCTCTCGTTCCTCGGGAGCGGCGACGGCGCGTGGCTCCGGGACGACCAGCGCGACGGCTACCTGAAACGGATCGGCGATTCGGTCGCCGTCGGGAACAACGTCGCCAGCGTCCCCGAATCGAACGGGAACGGGGCCGGCCCGGCCGACTCGGGCGACGACAGCGGGTTCTTCGGCTGGATGAGCCGCGCCTTCGGCGGCGCGCGCAAGGCGAAGGCCGTCCCTGCCCCGGAGATCCTCGACGACGACGCGACGATTCCCGCGGGGGTCGATCCGGCGATGCCCGATCCCGACAAGGGGAAGGTGCCGAGGGCGGTGCCGGTCTTCCCGATCCCGCCGGAGGAGGGGGCGGCCCCTACCCCGCCTGGCAGCGGGCGATGA